One part of the Mya arenaria isolate MELC-2E11 chromosome 3, ASM2691426v1 genome encodes these proteins:
- the LOC128227043 gene encoding uncharacterized protein LOC128227043, with translation MGELDLVFAIDCTSSMDPYITEARDNVIGIINALVSLGCDLHMALVEYRDHPLCEPTFVTQTHDFTTIPGEMKNWLQMATAAGGGDVPEAVADALQAVLYLSWREKATKVCVFITDAPPHGLGTYGDKLPDGCPDGLDPMEICRQLATKGVSVYIAGCEPSICAYKDFYLSVAHMTGGQYVPLDHAKSLVNVIIYGATEEMSLTNLANETEALIEKRIEDGEPINEMELSMFLQTKWQQQGVTTQQLQKGKKELKTAMASKAAMKMTRMDFSDVQTHYKTAKPKHKWKVGETPESKQRAEIDAKLAALSQLPTKTNLATGGRTTLSVGGLAEALREAEADTQAIDAGPSDFRCIQGGVTLTQTSRIVQKSVIKMSRLRASIAKP, from the coding sequence ATGGGTGAACTTGACCTGGTGTTCGCCATTGACTGCACGTCCAGCATGGACCCCTACATCACTGAGGCCCGCGACAACGTCATTGGCATTATCAACGCGCTCGTTTCGTTGGGTTGCGACCTCCATATGGCTTTAGTGGAGTACAGGGACCATCCGCTATGCGAGCCTACCTTTGTGACACAGACGCACGACTTTACTACCATACCTGGGGAAATGAAGAATTGGCTCCAAATGGCGACGGCAGCTGGAGGCGGCGACGTACCTGAAGCTGTAGCTGATGCCTTGCAGGCAGTACTTTACCTCAGTTGGCGGGAGAAGGCGACAAAGGTGTGCGTGTTTATAACAGATGCACCACCACACGGACTAGGCACCTATGGTGATAAGTTACCGGACGGATGTCCGGATGGTCTGGACCCGATGGAGATTTGCCGCCAGCTCGCCACTAAGGGGGTGAGCGTATACATCGCCGGATGTGAACCGAGCATATGCGCATATAAGGACTTCTATCTGTCTGTGGCGCACATGACAGGCGGCCAGTACGTGCCTTTGGACCACGCAAAGTCTCTTGTAAACGTGATCATATATGGGGCAACGGAAGAAATGTCGCTTACAAATTTGGCCAATGAGACTGAGGCGCTAATCGAGAAGAGGATTGAAGATGGCGAGCCAATAAATGAGATGGAGCTTTCTATGTTTCTGCAAACAAAATGGCAACAACAGGGTGTGACCACTCAACAGCTACAAAAGGGAAAGAAGGAATTGAAGACGGCCATGGCGTCTAAGGCTGCCATGAAGATGACCAGAATGGACTTCAGTGACGTACAAACACACTATAAAACCGCAAAACCAAAGCACAAGTGGAAGGTGGGGGAAACTCCAGAATCCAAGCAAAGGGCGGAGATTGATGCCAAACTTGCAGCGCTGTCGCAGCTTCCTACCAAAACTAATCTTGCCACTGGTGGTAGAACCACGCTGAGTGTGGGAGGCTTGGCAGAAGCGCTGAGGGAGGCTGAGGCTGACACACAGGCCATCGACGCGGGGCCCAGCGACTTTAGGTGTATCCAGGGTGGTGTCACTCTCACACAAACGTCGAGGATTGTTCAGAAGTCTGTGATAAAGATGTCAAGGCTACGAGCATCCATTGCTAAGCCTTGA
- the LOC128228941 gene encoding integrator complex subunit 3-like produces the protein MDQQKGLLISNVYECKDELEERLERCYNAVTSLVNGLSEREANDALNSHVCKGAQQHEEVQIGLLYAILTDPANAPKHYRDINLVTRDSFTIMLNRLNQIVFEKWLKLKDIGRSQILWLTRELVKNSVLGADGAINTLLRQIAGGDITPKNVWLAESVLDILAEYRSWLDKFPGLVPTVIYTFLRVIVDHTGQIFHNLRQREAEFTASLLRDKWTECMGIGRDLVRLLQNVARLPEFESLWRDVMLKPTVLAPNFTGIQQLLGTRTSRKYQIARLTPDMENKLIFLTTKVKFGQHKRYQDWFQRQYLSTPESQSLRCDLIRYICCVFHPSNELLCSDIIPRWAVIGWLLQTCTSNVAASNAKLSLFYDWIFFDPEKDSIMNIEPAVLVMFYSIKPHPAITATLLDFLCRIMNNFCPMYAEQVRSGIHKSLKTILDKRVLPSLQPLFENPKLDKELRALVRTTFTEFMTTDMVKGDEEESVNKEVASLDMDEETNHIVPDNDLSDAAFSDDEDESPLANNKTESTFRPIRDPQRYQSVDITEHLQQLDGDIRYFTEQLLNETVQEDQCEKIDRLMQMVVRDDEDFDGDMAAILATCLCQILIDQFNTNIFPEDIDDESLEESIGTPLFVMLRFLSSTQEESPSRAPLFSLLGEMYLKQPRIGYNLLYFLKVGKANDEKMQTYRDFVRTLEDGHTLESCLLADMKICEEDDVRLFTFLLPDIYTQFPNVCVGNAELLQLVVSSIDGSQLQELICQILQGNLVMFRKESFLKVLNASLDWETLEQYFLWQLITAHNIPLDYVMPMLPKLDYHCHAEALTSIMVLLKQDCPSSDLLRPILCRECKKNDFFTVSILNYWAQEFEDKLADLIYSQFSKVNGGTPNKKRLRPGSTAKKDSPSTDQILAHLDHMRQICRNISLLQHSSIQTALQQIQQTASDSQKTKFSDLLALAEDIADLKTSRVLRGLPGRRAAAAAASSTSSGNKSSSAGKSRKLVIDDSESESSSSEEEAIKPRAKKRKKAPPVDDDSD, from the exons atggatcAACAAAAAGGACTTCTTATATCGAATGTGTATGAGTGTAAAGATGAACTCGAAGAG AGACTAGAGCGGTGTTACAATGCAGTCACAAGCCTGGTGAATGGACTGTCAGAACGAGAAGCAAATGATGCTCTCAATTCtcat GTGTGTAAGGGTGCCCAGCAACACGAAGAGGTCCAGATTGGACTGCTCTACGCCATTCTCACAGACCCTGCTAATGCTCCAAAG CACTATCGAGACATCAACCTGGTGACTCGTGATTCTTTTACTATCATGTTAAACAGACTGAACCAGATAGTGTTTGAAAAATGGCTCAAGTTGAAGGATATAGGGCGGTCGCAGATACTTTGGCTGACCCGAGAGCTTGTGAAAAACTCTGTACTTGGTGCCGACGGCGCTATTAACACCCTTCTGAGGCAAATTGCAG GAGGTGACATAACGCCGAAAAATGTGTGGTTAGCAGAAAGTGTTCTGGACATTTTAGCAGAATACAG GAGCTGGTTGGACAAGTTTCCAGGCTTGGTGCCGACGGTTATCTACACGTTCCTGCGGGTGATTGTCGACCACACTGGCCAGATCTTCCACAACCTCCGACAACGTGAGGCTGAGTTCACTGCCTCTCTTCTCAGGGATAAG TGGACAGAGTGTATGGGTATTGGACGTGACCTGGTGAGGCTGCTCCAGAATGTTGCCCGCTTGCCCGAGTTTGAATCTCTCTGGAGGGACGTCATGCTCAAGCCAACAGTACTAGCACCTAACTTTACAG GAATACAGCAGTTGCTTGGTACGCGGACATCTCGGAAGTACCAGATTGCGCGTCTTACTCCAGACATGGAGAACAAGCTGATCTTTCTGACTACCAAGGTGAAGTTTGGCCAGCACAAACGCTACCAGGACTGGTTTCAGAGACAG TACCTGTCAACGCCAGAGAGTCAGTCTCTACGTTGTGATCTCATCCGATATATCTGTTGTGTGTTCCATCCTTCCAACGAGCTCCTGTGTTCAGACATCATCCCCCGCTGGGCCGTCATTGGATGGCTCCTGCAAACATGCACA TCAAATGTGGCTGCATCAAATGCaaaattgtcattgttttatgaTTGGATATTTTTTGACCCAGAAAAAGACAGTATAATGAATATAG AGCCAGCTGTTCTTGTGATGTTTTACTCCATAAAACCTCATCCCGCCATAACAGCTACTTTGTTAGACTTCTTGTGTAGA ATAATGAACAACTTTTGTCCAATGTATGCAGAACAAGTCAGATCAGGAATTCACAAGTCcttgaaaacaattttggaCAAGAGAGTTTTACC GTCGTTACAACCTTTATTTGAGAATCCAAAACTTGATAAAGAGTTGCGGGCCTTAGTTAGGACCACATTCACAGAGTTCATGACAACAGATA TGGTGAAGGGAGATGAAGAAGAATCGGTGAACAAGGAGGTGGCTAGTCTTGACATGGACGAGGAAACAAACCACATCGTCCCTGACAATGACCTGTCTGATGCAGCATTCTCTGATGACGAGGATGAATCCCCACTGG CTAACAACAAAACTGAAAGTACTTTTAGGCCTATTCGAGATCCGCAACGCTACCAGTCCGTGGACATAACGGAGCATCTACAGCAGCTGGACGGAGACATCAGATACTTCACAGAACAGCTTCTCAATGAAAC TGTACAAGAGGACCAGTGTGAGAAGATTGACCGCTTGATGCAGATGGTTGTCAGGGATGACGAGGACTTTGACGGAGACATGGCTGCCATCCTTGCTACATGCCTCTGTCAGATCCTCATTGACCAGTTTAACACTAACATCTTCCCCGAGGACATCGATGATGA GTCCCTGGAGGAGTCTATTGGTACACCGCTGTTTGTGATGCTGCGATTCCTGAGCTCTACCCAAGAGGAGTCACCCTCCAGAGCCCCACTGTTCTCACTCCTAGGGGAGATGTACCTCAAACAGCCTCGCATAGGATACAACCTCCTCTACTTCCTCAAAGTTGG GAAGGCGAATGATGAGAAGATGCAGACATACCGCGACTTTGTCCGTACCCTGGAAGATGGGCACACGTTGGAGTCTTGCCTGCTGGCCGACATGAAAATATGTGAGGAGGACGACGTACGGCTCTTCACCTTCCTTCTCCCTGACATATACACACAG TTCCCGAATGTGTGTGTGGGCAACGCTGAGCTGCTACAGCTGGTCGTGTCGTCTATTGATGGGTCCCAGCTCCAGGAACTCATCTGTCAAATCCTTCAGGGAAATCTCGTCATGTTCCGCAAGGAGTCATTCCTCAAAGTCCTAA ACGCGAGCCTGGACTGGGAGACACTTGAACAGTACTTCCTGTGGCAGCTCATCACTGCACACAACATACCCCTAGACTACGTTATGCCCATGCTACCAAAACTAGATTACCATT GTCATGCAGAGGCCCTGACCAGTATCATGGTGTTACTGAAACAGGATTG CCCATCGTCGGACTTGTTGCGGCCGATCCTTTGTCGTGAGTGCAAGAAGAACGACTTTTTCACAGTTTCCATCCTGAATTACTGGGCCCAAGAATTTGAGGACAAGCTGGCTGATCTCATATACTCCCAGTTCTCCAAAGTGAATGGTGGGACACCAAATAAGAAAAGGCTCAG GCCTGGGTCAACAGCAAAAAAGGACAGTCCATCAACTGACCAGATCCTGGCACATCTCGACCATATGAGACAGATCTGCAGGAACATATCAT tgttacAACACTCAAGTATACAGACAGCCCTCCAGCAGATTCAGCAGACAGCCAGTGACTCACAGAAAACCAA attcAGTGACCTGTTGGCATTGGCGGAGGATATTGCAGACCTGAAGACGTCCCGTGTGCTACGGGGGTTACCGGGGCGACGGGCGGCAGCTGCAGCGGCCTCAAGCACCTCCTCTGGTAACAAATCCTCCTCCGCTGGGAAGAGCAGGAAACTCGTGATAGACGACTCCGAAAGTGAATCCTCGAGCAGCGAG GAGGAAGCAATAAAACCGCGTGCTAAGAAGAGAAAGAAAGCTCCACCAGTGGATGACGACAGTGATTGA
- the LOC128227042 gene encoding uncharacterized protein LOC128227042: protein MCVTIDMRKIVVFNIVFIAFITFGMCLYLFVDSKQIKIKVAGEEAMTNGQRLKCTDIPKRVKVGVGTGAVMDPGTWANGSPARPHAPMDQIVPMEAGFEPDVSTDFPSADVRATTIPRTMHQMWICEEEACGADAVKGKGIVVPKQFKQPVISFFKHHKDWTYYFWGHANGRSFIKHNFSILLPVFDSYVENVLRSEMLRYTVLYVFGGVYSDLDITFLRPLDRVTARYTCILVPEPFEHPVFTSGQPYRLNNNLIFCRSRHPFLKLLIDNLARARLLVHTLDISGPGFVTMFYTLYTNISGDEIFHADIKRDTNDTSPYFYKGIQPENEEDGIYIANTQYFVLPVPNIGAARCVQERFRSRLVERMCTYLRTRRRARNQYTFTTHDWTNSYVRPDQFRETITLNFTIETFLSVDRISKRSFQSALQSTLN, encoded by the exons ATGTGTGTGACAATAGACATGAGGAAAATAGTAGTGTTCAACATTGTCTTCATAGCATTCATTACATTCGGAATGTGTTTGTACTTGTTTG TTGACAGCAAGCAGATCAAGATTAAAGTTGCCGGCGAAGAAGCAATGACCAATGGACAGCGATTGAAATGTACGGACATCCCGAAGCGGGTAAAAGTGGGGGTTGGGACAGGGGCCGTGATGGATCCTGGTACCTGGGCGAATGGCAGCCCCGCCCGCCCACACGCGCCTATGGACCAGATCGTTCCAATGGAGGCGGGGTTTGAGCCCGATGTCTCAACAGACTTCCCCTCCGCAGATGTACGAGCGACCACGATACCACGCACTATGCACCAGATGTGGATATGTGAGGAGGAGGCTTGCGGTGCCGATGCTGTTAAAGGAAAGGGGATTGTCGTTCCAAAGCAATTCAAACAGCctgtcatttcattttttaaacaccATAAAGATTGGACGTATTACTTTTGGGGGCATGCAAACGGGAgaagttttattaaacacaatttctcAATACTGTTACCCGTGTTCGATAGTTACGTAGAGAATGTACTGAGAAGCGAGATGCTGCGATACACCGTGTTATATGTGTTCGGCGGGGTTTATTCTGACCTTGATATTACATTTCTGAGGCCGTTAGACCGGGTGACGGCAAGATACACGTGTATCTTGGTACCGGAGCCGTTTGAGCACCCTGTGTTCACTAGCGGCCAGCCCTACCGGCTAAACAACAATTTGATCTTTTGCCGGTCCCGCCACCCGTTCCTCAAGCTCCTCATTGACAATCTCGCCCGGGCCAGACTGCTTGTGCACACGCTCGATATCTCCGGCCCGGGATTTGTTACAATGTTCTACACTTTGTACACCAACATATCCGGCGACGAAATATTTCATGCGGACATAAAGCGTGATACAAACGATACATCCCCGTATTTCTATAAAGGAATACAACCAGAGAATGAGGAGGATGGTATTTACATCGCTAACACTCAATATTTCGTGCTTCCAGTACCGAACATCGGCGCGGCCCGGTGCGTGCAGGAGAGGTTCCGGTCCCGCCTGGTGGAACGCATGTGTACGTACCTGCGGACAAGACGACGCGCCCGAAACCAGTACACGTTCACGACGCATGATTGGACCAACTCTTATGTTCGACCTGACCAGTTCCGTGAAACTATCACCTTAAATTTCACCATAGAGACCTTCCTTTCAGTAGATAGAATATCAAAAAGGAGTTTTCAGTCAGCTTTGCAGTCCACTTTGAACTGA